Proteins from a single region of Campylobacter sputorum:
- a CDS encoding methyl-accepting chemotaxis protein — MKISLKIAIAIISSLLFLSSALIFEKISVDNKTIEFTEKQIRNSIIKEKQAAIMQQLDAVKTITESIAKVYIESEEPVEETKEDILVYINNARYGTKKNGTFIVLDSKGKTLANPSHPELIGVNVLNNTDEKGIKYNQEIFNNIDNRDFYVEIVMDGEDYMQSGMKLKIADAEWIIMGRSPTTITKENIDKFINTLHENSSSNAKTFMTIAIAIIIICIIAALIYAKISIITPLNKLINRANNLSSGDGDLTVKLDDSGKDEIAMASKAINAFIEKVRKLISDAKNLSSENSSIANELSSSSLQTGKRVEDSTAIVSKVSSNCSDINSNMKDSIEEAKQGKKNLQEAIVYIDEVNKAMLNLNSKISTSAQTENEMSDKINQLAKEADQVKQVLDVINEIADQTNLLALNAAIEAARAGEHGRGFAVVADEVRNLAEKTQSSLVEINATINIIIQSINDSSKQMNINAKDINDLTNVAQEVEKSIKNMSEVIGGAIKLSDTTVDSYIDTGKNIDTIVKDIEQINLISKENARSVEEIAGAAEHLNKMTDQLNAKLGEFRT, encoded by the coding sequence ATGAAAATATCTTTAAAAATAGCCATAGCTATAATCTCATCATTATTGTTTTTATCCTCAGCACTCATTTTTGAAAAAATAAGTGTGGATAATAAAACCATAGAATTTACGGAAAAACAAATAAGAAATTCAATTATTAAAGAAAAACAAGCTGCTATAATGCAACAGCTAGATGCTGTAAAAACAATAACAGAATCCATAGCCAAAGTCTATATAGAATCTGAAGAGCCTGTAGAAGAAACAAAAGAAGATATACTAGTGTATATAAACAATGCTAGATACGGTACGAAAAAAAATGGAACTTTTATAGTTTTAGATTCAAAAGGAAAAACCCTTGCAAATCCAAGTCATCCAGAATTAATTGGTGTAAATGTTTTAAATAATACAGATGAAAAAGGCATTAAATATAATCAAGAAATTTTTAACAACATTGATAATAGGGATTTTTATGTTGAGATAGTTATGGATGGCGAGGATTATATGCAATCTGGAATGAAACTAAAAATCGCGGATGCTGAGTGGATCATAATGGGTAGATCACCTACAACCATTACAAAAGAAAATATAGATAAATTTATAAATACGCTTCATGAAAATAGTTCTTCGAATGCAAAAACATTTATGACAATAGCTATAGCTATAATAATAATTTGTATAATTGCTGCTTTAATATATGCAAAAATTTCCATCATAACACCTCTTAATAAATTAATAAATAGAGCAAACAATCTCTCAAGTGGAGATGGAGATCTTACTGTAAAACTAGATGATAGCGGAAAAGACGAGATAGCTATGGCAAGTAAAGCTATAAATGCATTTATAGAAAAAGTTAGAAAGCTTATAAGTGATGCTAAAAATCTATCAAGTGAAAACTCATCGATTGCAAACGAACTTAGTTCATCTTCACTTCAAACAGGAAAAAGAGTTGAAGATTCAACAGCTATAGTTTCAAAAGTAAGTAGCAACTGTAGTGATATAAACTCAAATATGAAAGATTCTATAGAAGAAGCAAAACAGGGTAAGAAAAATCTTCAAGAAGCAATTGTGTATATAGATGAAGTAAATAAAGCTATGCTAAATTTAAATAGCAAAATATCTACTAGCGCACAAACTGAAAATGAAATGTCAGATAAAATAAACCAACTTGCCAAAGAAGCAGATCAAGTAAAACAAGTTTTAGATGTTATAAACGAAATAGCTGATCAAACTAACCTTCTAGCACTAAATGCTGCTATTGAAGCAGCAAGAGCAGGAGAGCATGGTAGAGGATTTGCCGTTGTTGCAGATGAAGTTAGAAATTTGGCTGAAAAAACACAATCAAGTTTGGTTGAAATAAATGCTACTATAAACATTATAATTCAATCAATAAATGATTCTAGCAAACAGATGAATATCAACGCAAAAGATATAAATGATCTTACAAATGTAGCTCAAGAAGTTGAGAAAAGTATAAAAAATATGAGCGAGGTTATAGGTGGTGCTATAAAACTTTCAGACACTACGGTTGATAGCTATATAGACACTGGCAAAAATATCGATACTATCGTAAAAGACATAGAACAAATCAACTTAATTTCAAAAGAAAATGCAAGAAGTGTTGAAGAGATAGCCGGAGCTGCAGAACATCTAAATAAAATGACAG
- the thiS gene encoding sulfur carrier protein ThiS: protein MLSINGILSSEFINSSVEKMLKEKNYDIKHIAVELNGKILPKSKFQTTILKDGDKLEVVTFVRGG, encoded by the coding sequence ATGCTTAGTATAAATGGGATTTTAAGTAGCGAATTTATAAATTCTAGTGTTGAAAAAATGCTTAAAGAAAAAAATTACGACATAAAACATATCGCAGTAGAACTAAACGGCAAAATACTTCCAAAAAGCAAATTCCAAACTACTATCCTAAAAGATGGAGATAAGCTTGAAGTAGTAACATTTGTTAGGGGTGGATGA
- the thiF gene encoding sulfur carrier protein ThiS adenylyltransferase ThiF produces the protein MDNLNELLKDKDKFYYEISKRNSPNSLNLFKNAKVGIAGAGGIGSNLALNLARVGVGNLHIIDVDRVELVNLNRQNFYLKDIAKPKVDALKEHILAINPFINVICENIKITSSNASKIFKNDDIVCEAFDDETAKSMLVDEILSSYNDKFVVATSGLAGHTIRDEFGVKSFGSRLFVCGDFSNDDIYEYGVMSPKVCMCAALCANVVINLILKGKI, from the coding sequence ATGGATAATTTAAATGAACTTTTAAAAGACAAAGATAAATTTTATTATGAAATTTCAAAAAGAAATTCTCCAAATTCGCTAAATTTATTTAAAAATGCAAAAGTTGGTATAGCTGGAGCTGGTGGAATTGGTTCAAATTTGGCTTTAAATTTAGCTAGAGTTGGAGTTGGAAATTTGCATATCATAGATGTTGATAGAGTTGAACTTGTAAATTTAAATAGACAAAATTTCTATCTAAAAGATATCGCAAAGCCAAAAGTTGATGCTTTAAAAGAACATATTTTAGCCATAAATCCTTTTATAAATGTTATTTGTGAGAATATAAAAATCACTTCATCAAATGCTAGTAAAATTTTCAAAAATGATGATATAGTTTGTGAAGCTTTTGATGATGAAACTGCAAAATCTATGCTTGTTGATGAAATTTTATCAAGCTATAATGATAAATTTGTGGTTGCAACTTCAGGTTTAGCAGGACACACAATAAGAGATGAATTTGGTGTAAAAAGTTTTGGAAGTAGACTTTTTGTGTGCGGAGATTTTAGTAATGATGACATTTATGAGTATGGAGTAATGTCGCCTAAAGTTTGCATGTGTGCGGCACTTTGTGCAAATGTGGTTATAAATTTGATACTAAAAGGTAAGATATGA
- a CDS encoding thiazole synthase: protein MNDILKLGNKEFNSRFILGSGKFSLELIKSAINDAGVEIVTLALRRANEGGVANILDFIPKNVTILPNTSGARTADEAVRIARLSREIGCGEFIKVEVIRDSKYLLPDNYETIKATEKLANEGFIPLAYMYPDLNVARDLANAGAGAIMPLGSPIGSNRGLLTKEFIEILIDEINTPIIVDAGIGSPAQACEVMQMGADAVMINTAIATAGDLNKMAKAFKLAIEAGRMAYLSGLGRVRKTADASSPLTGFLE, encoded by the coding sequence ATGAACGATATATTAAAACTTGGAAATAAGGAATTTAACTCAAGATTTATTTTAGGAAGCGGTAAATTTAGTCTAGAGCTTATAAAAAGTGCTATAAATGACGCTGGAGTGGAGATTGTAACACTTGCATTAAGAAGAGCAAATGAAGGCGGAGTGGCAAATATACTAGATTTTATTCCTAAAAATGTAACAATTTTGCCAAATACAAGCGGTGCAAGAACTGCAGATGAGGCAGTTAGGATAGCTAGACTTTCAAGAGAAATTGGATGTGGGGAGTTTATAAAGGTAGAAGTTATTAGAGATAGCAAATATTTGCTTCCTGATAATTATGAAACTATAAAAGCTACTGAAAAACTAGCAAATGAAGGTTTTATACCACTTGCTTATATGTATCCTGATTTAAATGTTGCAAGAGATTTAGCAAATGCTGGGGCTGGTGCGATAATGCCACTTGGTTCGCCAATTGGTTCAAATCGTGGACTTTTGACAAAAGAATTTATAGAAATTTTAATAGATGAGATTAATACGCCAATTATTGTTGATGCAGGCATTGGCTCTCCAGCTCAAGCTTGTGAAGTTATGCAAATGGGTGCAGATGCTGTGATGATAAATACAGCAATTGCAACAGCTGGAGATTTAAATAAAATGGCAAAAGCTTTTAAACTTGCTATAGAAGCTGGAAGAATGGCGTATCTTTCTGGGCTTGGTAGAGTTAGAAAAACTGCCGATGCAAGCTCTCCTTTAACTGGATTTTTGGAGTAA
- the thiH gene encoding 2-iminoacetate synthase ThiH: MRSNHMKYLEGMEQIDHEIMNKVLKARDEFNCENVSIDDVKSVLQKDKINEKDLQILLSEAALECLEDIAKKAQAVTRANFGNSIQFFTPLYVSNYCDNHCIYCGFGCNNDIKRLHLDEKSIEEELKNIAKSGLSEILLLTGESESYSSVEYIAKTAKLAKKYFSTVGVEVYPMNSADYKILHENGVDFVTIFNETYSTTKYEKIHLAGNKRVFPYRFNSQERALMGGMRGVGFGALLGLDDYKKDAFATALHASLIQKKYPHASIAISVPRLRPTISNTRINPHDVDEKKLLQIICVYRLFLPFASITISTRENAKFRNGAMQIAANKVSAGVSVGIGTHSKNSQNTGDEQFEISDNRSVKEVYDDVIKLGLQPVFKDYDYIS; encoded by the coding sequence ATGAGAAGTAATCATATGAAATATCTTGAAGGAATGGAGCAAATAGATCATGAAATAATGAATAAAGTTCTTAAAGCACGAGATGAGTTTAATTGCGAAAATGTAAGCATTGATGATGTAAAAAGTGTTTTACAAAAAGATAAAATTAACGAAAAAGATTTGCAAATTTTACTAAGTGAAGCCGCACTTGAATGCCTTGAAGATATAGCTAAAAAAGCTCAAGCTGTAACAAGGGCAAATTTTGGCAACTCGATTCAGTTTTTTACACCTCTTTATGTTTCAAATTATTGCGATAATCACTGCATTTACTGCGGTTTTGGTTGTAATAACGATATAAAAAGACTTCATCTTGATGAGAAATCAATAGAAGAAGAGTTAAAAAATATCGCTAAAAGCGGACTTAGTGAAATTTTACTTTTAACAGGAGAGAGTGAGAGTTATTCAAGCGTTGAATATATAGCAAAAACTGCAAAACTTGCTAAGAAGTATTTTTCAACTGTTGGAGTTGAGGTTTATCCGATGAATAGTGCTGATTATAAAATTTTACACGAAAATGGTGTTGATTTTGTAACTATTTTTAATGAAACTTATAGCACTACAAAATATGAAAAAATTCATCTTGCTGGAAACAAAAGAGTTTTTCCTTATAGATTTAACTCTCAAGAAAGAGCGTTAATGGGTGGTATGAGAGGCGTTGGATTTGGTGCACTTTTAGGACTTGATGATTATAAAAAAGATGCTTTTGCAACTGCACTTCATGCTAGCTTGATACAAAAAAAATACCCACATGCTAGTATTGCTATTTCTGTTCCTCGTCTTCGCCCAACAATATCAAATACCCGCATAAATCCGCATGATGTAGATGAAAAAAAGCTTTTACAGATTATTTGTGTTTATAGACTTTTCTTACCTTTTGCTTCAATTACAATTTCAACTAGAGAAAATGCTAAATTTAGAAATGGTGCTATGCAAATAGCTGCAAATAAGGTTTCAGCTGGAGTAAGCGTTGGCATAGGAACACATAGTAAAAATTCTCAAAATACCGGCGATGAGCAATTTGAAATTTCAGATAATAGAAGTGTTAAAGAAGTTTATGATGATGTTATAAAACTTGGTTTGCAGCCTGTATTTAAGGACTATGATTATATATCATGA
- a CDS encoding thiamine phosphate synthase, protein MSLKIVFVTNSTLSKKSIIGILKSGVINRINAIILRENESYYEKCADEILDICKQNKVEFITHNFANYAIIRGLKSIHFSFECFKNIDKKLLLNFNDINVSIHNEEQLNFVTKNGASSITYGNIFETNSHPGKIGVGLEKLKNLTNFTNLDIYAIGGINSQNISKFKDIKINGVCMMREFMN, encoded by the coding sequence ATGAGTTTAAAAATAGTTTTTGTTACAAACTCAACTTTGAGTAAAAAAAGCATAATAGGTATTTTAAAAAGTGGTGTGATAAACAGAATTAACGCCATTATTTTACGAGAAAACGAGTCGTATTATGAAAAATGCGCAGATGAGATATTAGATATCTGTAAACAAAATAAAGTGGAATTTATAACGCATAATTTTGCAAATTATGCCATTATAAGGGGCTTAAAAAGTATCCATTTTAGTTTTGAATGTTTTAAAAATATAGATAAAAAATTACTGCTAAATTTTAACGATATAAATGTTAGCATACACAATGAAGAGCAGTTAAATTTTGTTACTAAAAATGGAGCTTCATCTATTACTTATGGAAATATTTTTGAAACAAATTCCCATCCTGGTAAAATAGGTGTTGGTTTAGAAAAATTAAAAAATTTAACTAATTTTACAAATTTAGATATCTATGCAATTGGCGGTATAAATTCGCAAAATATATCAAAATTTAAAGATATAAAAATAAATGGTGTTTGTATGATGAGAGAGTTTATGAATTAA
- a CDS encoding HDOD domain-containing protein has protein sequence MNDTIYTKIKALPPLSDTVVRIQKICNDPDSSIADLSKIVENDPMLTANILRSANSPLYGFSREINDVSRAISLFGMATIKGFALSSAVKRSFNINLLPYNMGEEKFLIISSMQNALMLSWYKEVDSSMLDILSPASFLMEIGKIVLANELIEQGLGDKFKDAIKNVKSIQELAEIENKFLNISNEVVTASIFEQWNLEKELVDVILHSNNPMNAPTYIKDYCVAVQIVKSAVNIFYQLEDEYLEKYTLPMIKKANLDKEVFLQAIKKVKEQ, from the coding sequence ATGAATGATACTATATACACTAAAATAAAGGCACTCCCGCCTCTTAGCGATACTGTTGTTAGAATTCAAAAAATTTGCAATGATCCAGATAGTTCAATAGCTGATCTTTCTAAGATTGTAGAAAATGACCCTATGCTTACTGCAAATATTTTGCGTTCAGCAAATTCACCGCTTTATGGATTTAGCAGAGAGATAAATGATGTTAGTCGTGCTATTTCTCTTTTTGGTATGGCTACTATTAAAGGTTTTGCACTATCAAGTGCTGTTAAAAGGAGTTTTAATATAAATTTATTGCCATATAATATGGGTGAAGAAAAATTTCTCATAATATCTTCTATGCAAAATGCTCTTATGCTTTCTTGGTATAAAGAAGTTGATAGTAGTATGTTAGATATTTTATCACCTGCTTCTTTTTTGATGGAGATAGGAAAAATAGTTTTGGCAAATGAACTTATAGAACAAGGTCTTGGAGATAAATTTAAAGATGCTATAAAAAATGTAAAATCAATACAAGAGCTTGCAGAGATAGAAAATAAGTTTCTTAACATATCAAATGAGGTTGTAACTGCGAGTATATTTGAGCAGTGGAATTTAGAAAAAGAGCTTGTTGATGTTATTCTTCATTCAAATAATCCTATGAATGCACCAACTTATATAAAAGATTATTGTGTTGCGGTTCAAATAGTAAAAAGTGCTGTAAATATATTTTATCAACTAGAAGATGAGTATTTAGAAAAATACACTTTGCCTATGATTAAAAAAGCAAATTTAGACAAAGAGGTATTTTTACAGGCTATAAAAAAAGTAAAAGAACAGTGA
- a CDS encoding RNB domain-containing ribonuclease: MKIFLKKLLSGVKESEVSLSHREILRNLENLNVVTLHKSRYYQNNGFVIGRLDISSNQTGYIKTYDEKIKKDIIVEFRDLNGSHIGDIVVAKLMKGKKLKAKVLMILKAKIKTSVVYTKSFGGTILGVNIATMLSSQLKASQKSLKELPLGTLLKIDNITNEIVEVIGNINDPSCDMDISLALYNKHKDFPDICQTQALSWGDKVDKNFYQDRIDLTHLPFCTIDPVDAKDFDDAIYFDKINNQIYIAIADVSHYVEPYTPIDKEAKERGFSIYFPHIAIPMLPRSLSENICSLKPNEDRLAYCFKITLDENLNAKKEELFEAIINSKRRYNYDEVDEILESKKAKESEILSWLLPLFEVTKKLKENRLKNGFDFRSKDLRMILDDDFALKSTRFENETPSHSLIEDCMLLANKAAAKRIKKGIFRNHGVADIKKIHKLLDDLSIFGLNFSYESDLVKLIAKIQAKSSEIGIREEVDKLIIKAQKRAEYSHECYGHFGLGFKEYSHFTSPIRRYTDLILHRLLKANANNDNKKFNYLILNIEDTCVNLNELEREADKVAFDFMDRKFARWAKDRIGEVFKCYISSNDKICVAKLDDEIKGARIYINNYSCDLLQKVMVKITEVDIASTKIIGKVVEKLNV, encoded by the coding sequence GTGAAAATCTTTTTAAAAAAACTACTTAGTGGCGTCAAAGAAAGTGAAGTTTCCCTATCTCATAGGGAAATTTTAAGAAATTTAGAAAATTTAAATGTTGTAACTCTACATAAAAGCAGATACTATCAAAATAATGGTTTTGTTATAGGAAGATTGGATATTTCTAGTAATCAAACTGGATATATAAAAACTTACGATGAAAAAATCAAAAAAGATATCATAGTAGAATTTAGAGATTTAAATGGATCCCATATTGGCGACATAGTAGTAGCTAAGCTTATGAAAGGCAAAAAACTAAAAGCCAAAGTTTTGATGATTTTAAAAGCAAAAATTAAAACAAGCGTTGTGTATACTAAATCTTTTGGCGGAACAATACTTGGTGTAAATATAGCAACTATGCTCTCATCGCAGCTTAAAGCTTCTCAAAAATCACTTAAAGAATTGCCGCTTGGAACACTTTTAAAGATAGATAACATCACAAATGAGATTGTTGAGGTTATAGGAAATATAAACGATCCAAGCTGTGATATGGATATATCTTTGGCGCTTTATAATAAGCATAAAGATTTCCCAGATATCTGCCAAACACAAGCTCTTAGCTGGGGCGATAAAGTTGATAAAAATTTTTATCAAGACAGGATAGATCTTACTCATTTGCCATTTTGCACCATAGATCCAGTTGATGCAAAAGATTTTGACGATGCAATATATTTTGATAAAATAAATAATCAAATTTACATAGCAATTGCTGATGTAAGCCATTATGTTGAGCCTTATACCCCAATAGACAAAGAGGCAAAAGAACGCGGTTTTTCCATATATTTTCCACATATTGCTATTCCAATGTTACCAAGGAGTTTAAGTGAAAATATCTGTTCTCTTAAGCCAAATGAGGATAGACTTGCATATTGTTTTAAAATAACTTTAGATGAAAATTTAAATGCTAAAAAAGAAGAACTTTTTGAAGCTATTATAAATTCAAAAAGGCGTTATAATTATGATGAAGTTGATGAAATTTTAGAAAGTAAAAAAGCTAAAGAAAGTGAGATTTTATCGTGGCTTTTGCCACTTTTTGAAGTTACTAAAAAATTAAAAGAAAATAGATTAAAAAATGGATTTGATTTTAGAAGTAAAGATCTTAGAATGATTTTAGATGATGATTTTGCTTTAAAATCAACCCGTTTTGAAAACGAAACTCCATCACACTCTTTAATAGAAGATTGTATGCTTCTTGCAAACAAGGCTGCTGCAAAAAGGATTAAAAAGGGAATTTTTAGAAATCACGGAGTTGCTGATATCAAAAAAATACATAAATTATTGGATGATTTAAGTATTTTTGGGCTTAATTTTAGTTATGAAAGTGATTTAGTAAAATTAATAGCAAAAATTCAAGCCAAAAGTAGTGAAATAGGAATAAGAGAAGAGGTTGATAAGCTTATCATAAAAGCACAAAAAAGAGCAGAGTATTCGCATGAATGTTACGGGCATTTTGGCTTAGGATTTAAAGAATATTCTCATTTTACAAGTCCGATAAGAAGATATACAGATCTCATTTTACACCGCCTTTTAAAAGCAAATGCAAACAATGATAATAAAAAATTTAATTACCTTATTTTAAATATAGAAGATACATGTGTAAATTTAAATGAACTTGAAAGAGAAGCCGATAAAGTAGCATTTGATTTTATGGATAGAAAATTTGCGAGATGGGCTAAAGATAGGATAGGTGAGGTTTTTAAATGCTATATAAGTTCAAATGATAAAATTTGCGTTGCAAAACTTGATGATGAGATAAAAGGTGCAAGAATTTATATAAATAATTATAGTTGCGATTTATTGCAAAAAGTTATGGTTAAAATCACTGAAGTTGATATAGCATCAACAAAAATTATTGGTAAAGTAGTTGAAAAATTAAATGTATAA
- the holA gene encoding DNA polymerase III subunit delta, with amino-acid sequence MYKKEFETLLNSSKFPNYFLVFGSDDYQIDEYSAEILELYGKDESTQIYYDEYDFNAAKSVLLEPNLFSSNSVLHIKRDSKIPKKELEVLVNACKKNSDCKFLFEFYESDMKIALESTKVFGQNFVRFFAPSNPNEAVSLLVKKAQKLHLDITTSALYQIYSIHNENLYLSATELNKLSNLGKKIDEQMVKDLVFGLSPVSFDEIFNKLIELKDFKDDFFLCFESANFNEISFLNSIYLSLFRLFKIHSYVKSNGTFDIKAAIGYAPPTNIAKFLQTQALKLSLNTFKELFMFLNSVEFELKTDSNLDKKYFLLSSLIRFQEIIYLNRKN; translated from the coding sequence ATGTATAAAAAAGAATTCGAAACTCTCTTAAACTCTTCAAAATTTCCAAACTATTTTTTAGTTTTTGGTAGTGATGATTATCAAATAGATGAGTATAGTGCAGAAATTTTAGAATTATATGGTAAAGATGAAAGTACACAAATTTACTATGACGAATATGATTTTAATGCTGCAAAATCTGTTCTTTTAGAGCCAAATTTATTTAGTTCAAATTCTGTTTTGCATATAAAAAGAGATAGTAAAATACCAAAAAAAGAGCTTGAAGTTTTGGTAAATGCCTGCAAAAAAAATAGCGATTGTAAATTTTTATTTGAGTTTTATGAGAGTGATATGAAAATCGCACTTGAAAGCACAAAGGTTTTTGGTCAAAATTTTGTTAGATTTTTTGCACCTAGCAATCCAAATGAAGCTGTGTCTTTACTTGTAAAAAAAGCCCAAAAACTTCATCTTGATATAACAACTTCAGCACTTTATCAAATTTATAGCATTCATAATGAAAATTTATATCTTAGTGCAACAGAGCTAAATAAATTATCAAATTTAGGAAAAAAGATAGACGAACAGATGGTTAAAGATTTGGTTTTTGGTTTAAGTCCTGTAAGTTTTGATGAAATTTTTAATAAATTAATAGAGTTAAAAGATTTTAAAGATGACTTTTTTTTGTGCTTTGAGAGTGCAAATTTTAATGAAATATCGTTTTTAAATTCTATTTATCTTTCTCTTTTTAGACTTTTTAAAATTCATTCTTATGTAAAAAGTAATGGAACTTTCGATATAAAAGCTGCTATTGGTTACGCACCTCCTACAAATATAGCTAAATTTTTACAAACCCAGGCTTTAAAATTAAGCTTAAATACATTCAAAGAACTTTTTATGTTTTTAAATAGTGTAGAATTCGAACTAAAAACCGATTCAAATTTAGATAAAAAATATTTTCTTCTCTCATCTTTAATTAGATTTCAAGAAATAATCTACCTAAACAGAAAAAATTAA
- the rpsF gene encoding 30S ribosomal protein S6 has product MRHYEVLFILKPTLTEDEAKAKLDFVKEVITKNGGEIASVIEMGTRKLAYTIKKYDRGNYFVIYFKAPASLIAELVRNLRITEEIIRFLTVKYENKLEISAWEKLSKGIKFSEIAKKERTPKEPRTPKENQEQEPKEEN; this is encoded by the coding sequence ATGAGACATTATGAGGTTTTGTTCATCTTAAAGCCTACGCTTACAGAAGATGAAGCAAAAGCAAAGCTTGACTTCGTAAAAGAAGTTATAACAAAAAATGGTGGCGAAATCGCTTCAGTAATTGAAATGGGAACAAGAAAACTTGCTTATACCATAAAAAAATATGATCGTGGCAATTATTTTGTAATCTATTTTAAAGCACCAGCTAGTCTAATAGCTGAACTTGTAAGAAATCTTAGAATAACAGAAGAAATTATAAGATTTTTAACAGTTAAATATGAAAATAAATTAGAAATTTCTGCATGGGAAAAACTAAGTAAAGGTATTAAATTTAGCGAAATTGCTAAAAAAGAGAGAACTCCAAAAGAACCAAGAACTCCAAAAGAAAATCAGGAACAAGAACCAAAAGAAGAAAATTAA
- a CDS encoding single-stranded DNA-binding protein, with product MFNKVVLVGNLTRDIELRYSTSGSAIGNSAIAVTRKYSTQGGEKREETCFVDISFFGRTAEIANQYLSKGSKLLVEGRLKFDQWTDNNGQNRSKHSIVVENMEMLGAGNNNQQGGGYSQNYGNQNYQNSGYSQNYDNQNRQSQNSYSQGFSQTTNKAQSKPQDNYYDDFEEKIQEIDVDSDKFDSGDDEIPF from the coding sequence ATGTTTAACAAAGTAGTTTTGGTAGGTAATTTAACTAGAGATATAGAACTTCGCTACTCTACTAGCGGTTCCGCGATAGGTAATAGTGCTATTGCAGTAACTAGAAAATATAGCACTCAAGGTGGTGAGAAAAGAGAAGAAACATGCTTTGTTGATATATCTTTTTTCGGAAGAACTGCAGAAATTGCCAATCAATATCTATCTAAGGGTTCTAAACTACTTGTTGAGGGTAGACTTAAATTTGATCAATGGACTGATAATAACGGACAAAATAGAAGTAAGCATAGCATAGTAGTAGAAAATATGGAGATGCTAGGTGCTGGAAATAATAACCAACAAGGTGGTGGATATTCTCAAAATTATGGTAACCAAAATTATCAAAATAGTGGTTATTCGCAAAATTATGACAATCAAAATAGACAAAGTCAAAATAGTTATTCACAAGGTTTTTCTCAAACAACTAATAAAGCTCAGTCTAAACCTCAGGATAATTATTACGATGATTTTGAAGAAAAAATCCAAGAAATCGATGTCGATTCTGATAAATTTGACAGCGGTGATGATGAAATACCATTTTAA
- the rpsR gene encoding 30S ribosomal protein S18 — MAEKRKYSKKYCKYTEAKIEFIDYKDTALLKYCLSERFKIMPRRLTGTSKRYQEMVEKAIKRARQAAIIPYIVDRDDVVTNPFEGL, encoded by the coding sequence ATGGCAGAAAAAAGAAAATATTCTAAAAAATATTGTAAATATACAGAAGCAAAAATTGAGTTTATCGATTATAAAGATACAGCATTATTAAAATATTGCCTTTCAGAGCGTTTTAAAATTATGCCAAGACGCTTAACAGGTACATCTAAAAGATATCAAGAGATGGTTGAAAAGGCTATAAAAAGAGCTAGACAAGCAGCTATCATACCTTATATAGTTGATAGGGATGATGTAGTTACAAATCCTTTTGAGGGTCTTTAA